In Candidatus Legionella polyplacis, the following are encoded in one genomic region:
- a CDS encoding glutamine--tRNA ligase/YqeY domain fusion protein, translated as MKNNNNNNFIKQIIKNYLLKNKNKKIITRFPPEPNGYLHIGHAKSIFLNFNIAKEFKGKFHIRFDDTNPKTETLEFVKNIIKDIQWLGFKSFSIKYSSNYYHKLYKHAIYLIKSGKAYVDSLSPEEIQKYRGTINCPGTNSPYRNRSISENLSLFLQMKSGKFPNGSHVLRAKINMKSPNINLRDPILYRICHTSHQKTKKKWCIYPMYDYAQPISDSIENITHSLCTLEFQDHKKLYNWFIKNLPNTSSIPTQIEFSKLSLTHTLTSKRKIKFLIKEKIVSGWNDPRLPTICGMRKRGYPPSSIKQFCESLGISKSESIIDYSVLEQYVRNDLNKTAKRAFCVINPLKIIITNYPNHKIEKFDATYYPQKKYLTKDRIIPFSKELYIEKNDFIENPPKKYFRLSMNNEVRLKYSYTIRCTKIIRNKNGEIIELHCIYDKNSLKNKIYNKKNKGIIHWVSIAHAHKVNIIQYNKLFTNKNPNSEKNFLKFLNPYSMTITTGWCEPSLANQPINEIFQFERIGYYQVKKTKLNKTSIFHRIVDLKNKWNIQKGTS; from the coding sequence ATGAAAAATAATAACAATAATAATTTTATCAAACAAATAATTAAAAACTATTTACTAAAAAACAAAAATAAAAAAATAATAACAAGATTTCCACCAGAACCAAATGGCTATCTACATATTGGTCATGCAAAATCTATATTTCTTAATTTTAATATTGCTAAAGAATTTAAAGGAAAATTTCATATACGTTTTGATGACACAAATCCTAAAACAGAAACTTTAGAATTTGTAAAAAATATAATAAAAGATATACAATGGTTAGGATTTAAATCCTTTTCAATAAAATATTCCTCAAATTATTATCATAAACTATACAAACACGCTATCTATTTAATTAAGTCAGGAAAAGCATACGTTGATAGTTTAAGTCCAGAAGAAATACAAAAATATAGAGGAACTATAAACTGTCCAGGTACAAATAGTCCATACCGAAACAGATCAATATCAGAAAATCTATCATTATTCTTACAAATGAAATCCGGAAAATTTCCAAATGGCTCTCATGTATTACGTGCAAAAATAAATATGAAATCTCCAAATATTAATCTTAGAGATCCTATCTTATATAGAATTTGCCACACATCACACCAAAAAACTAAAAAAAAATGGTGTATTTATCCTATGTACGATTATGCACAACCAATATCAGATTCTATAGAAAATATTACACATTCATTATGTACTTTAGAATTTCAAGATCATAAAAAACTATATAATTGGTTTATAAAAAACTTACCCAACACATCATCCATACCAACTCAAATTGAATTTTCTAAACTTTCTTTGACTCACACTTTAACAAGCAAAAGAAAAATAAAATTTTTAATAAAAGAAAAAATTGTTTCAGGATGGAATGATCCTAGATTACCCACAATATGTGGAATGAGAAAAAGGGGATATCCACCATCATCAATTAAACAATTTTGTGAATCTCTTGGAATTTCTAAAAGTGAATCTATTATCGATTATTCAGTTTTAGAACAATATGTAAGAAATGATTTAAATAAAACAGCAAAAAGAGCATTTTGTGTAATTAATCCATTAAAAATAATTATAACAAATTATCCAAATCATAAAATAGAAAAATTTGATGCTACATATTATCCACAAAAAAAATATTTAACAAAAGATCGCATAATCCCATTCAGTAAAGAATTATATATTGAAAAAAATGACTTTATAGAAAATCCACCAAAAAAATATTTTCGTTTATCAATGAACAATGAAGTACGATTAAAATATTCATATACGATCCGTTGCACAAAAATAATCCGTAATAAAAACGGAGAAATTATTGAACTACACTGTATATATGATAAAAACTCTCTTAAAAATAAAATATATAATAAAAAAAACAAAGGAATTATTCACTGGGTTTCCATTGCACACGCACATAAAGTAAATATTATTCAATATAATAAATTATTTACAAACAAAAATCCAAATTCTGAAAAAAATTTCTTAAAATTCTTAAATCCATACTCAATGACAATAACAACTGGATGGTGTGAACCATCGTTAGCAAATCAACCAATTAACGAAATCTTTCAATTTGAAAGAATAGGTTATTATCAAGTAAAAAAAACAAAATTAAATAAAACATCTATTTTTCATAGAATCGTAGATCTTAAAAATAAATGGAATATACAGAAAGGAACATCTTAA
- a CDS encoding bifunctional 5,10-methylenetetrahydrofolate dehydrogenase/5,10-methenyltetrahydrofolate cyclohydrolase: MKTLLLDGKKILNDYISNIQWNIKKMRYGKINFPGLAVIMVGNYDSSRIYVKNKCKIFSKIGIDFYIFNNPSDITEKELIKLIRNLNNDQNFCGILVQFPLPKKININNVIESINPFKDVDGSHPYNIGKLVQSNPLFRPCVAFGIISLLDYYKISIKKRYVVVVGSSIIVGRPIVLEFLNSGATVTVCHRLTLNLKNYIKKADIVVLATGVINVISVNWLQSSQIVIDVGIHRLKNGKLRGDIDFNAVNGKVSWITPVPGGVGPMTILSLLRNILLSLKILGF; the protein is encoded by the coding sequence ATGAAAACTTTGCTTTTAGACGGGAAAAAAATTTTAAATGATTACATATCAAATATTCAGTGGAATATAAAAAAAATGAGGTATGGAAAAATAAATTTTCCTGGATTAGCTGTAATAATGGTTGGAAATTATGATTCTTCTAGAATTTATGTTAAAAATAAGTGTAAGATTTTTTCTAAAATTGGGATTGATTTTTATATTTTTAATAATCCTTCTGATATTACAGAAAAGGAATTAATTAAATTAATTAGAAACTTAAATAATGATCAAAATTTTTGTGGGATTTTAGTTCAATTTCCTTTACCTAAAAAGATAAATATCAATAATGTTATAGAATCTATTAATCCTTTTAAAGATGTTGATGGATCTCATCCCTATAATATAGGGAAATTGGTACAAAGTAATCCTTTATTTAGGCCTTGTGTTGCTTTTGGAATTATTAGTTTATTAGATTATTATAAAATTTCTATTAAAAAACGATATGTTGTGGTTGTTGGATCTTCTATTATTGTTGGCAGGCCTATTGTTTTAGAGTTTTTAAATTCTGGAGCTACGGTTACAGTTTGTCATAGATTAACATTAAATTTAAAAAATTATATTAAAAAAGCTGATATTGTTGTTTTAGCTACTGGTGTTATTAATGTGATATCTGTTAATTGGTTACAATCTAGTCAAATTGTTATTGATGTTGGTATTCATAGATTGAAGAATGGAAAGTTAAGAGGTGATATTGATTTTAATGCTGTAAATGGAAAAGTTTCTTGGATTACTCCTGTTCCAGGAGGTGTTGGTCCTATGACAATATTAAGTTTATTGCGAAATATTTTACTTTCATTAAAAATTTTAGGTTTTTAG
- the gloB gene encoding hydroxyacylglutathione hydrolase has product MKIFPIKSLQDNYIWIGMDKKSNIFCVDPGDSNNLLSYVKKNDFKINVILITHSHIDHIFGIQKIIYYYPDALVFGPKDKKLSIVNYIVMEGDVLNVFDWKFYVIETPGHTATHVSYYEYNQRWLFCGDTLFSGGCGRVYNDNKSYSELYFSLMKLMLLPENTKVFCAHEYTLNNLRFALTVESNNIYAYEYYRFLLKKNIYCTLPSTLRMEKKINPFLRIQTNIINKYFSKSSSVSIKDILSVFKYMRLKKDNFC; this is encoded by the coding sequence ATGAAAATTTTTCCTATAAAATCTTTACAAGATAATTATATTTGGATTGGTATGGATAAAAAAAGTAATATTTTTTGTGTTGATCCAGGAGATTCTAATAATCTTTTATCTTATGTTAAGAAAAATGATTTTAAAATAAATGTTATTTTAATTACTCATTCGCATATTGATCATATTTTTGGAATTCAAAAAATAATATATTATTATCCTGATGCATTGGTTTTTGGTCCAAAAGACAAAAAATTATCTATAGTAAATTATATAGTAATGGAAGGCGATGTTTTAAATGTTTTTGATTGGAAATTTTATGTAATAGAAACTCCTGGTCATACCGCTACTCATGTTAGTTATTATGAATATAATCAACGGTGGTTATTTTGTGGGGATACTTTATTTTCTGGAGGGTGTGGCAGAGTGTATAATGATAACAAATCTTATTCAGAGCTTTATTTTTCTTTAATGAAATTAATGTTATTACCGGAAAATACTAAAGTGTTTTGTGCTCATGAATATACTTTAAATAATTTACGTTTTGCTTTGACAGTAGAATCTAATAATATTTATGCATACGAATATTATAGATTTTTATTAAAAAAAAATATATATTGTACATTGCCATCTACGTTAAGAATGGAAAAAAAAATTAATCCATTTTTGCGTATACAAACAAACATTATAAATAAATATTTTTCTAAATCTAGTAGTGTGTCTATTAAAGATATATTATCTGTATTTAAGTATATGAGATTAAAGAAAGATAATTTTTGTTAA
- the surE gene encoding 5'/3'-nucleotidase SurE produces the protein MKILISNDDGIYSPGIKFLKKEMSLIAETIVIAPDRNCSGYSNALTLTKPLKINKLKNNYYSVTGTPVDCVHLGLTGLINKKFDIVISGINDQPNLGDDILYSGTIAAAMEGRYLKLPAISLSISKNKNDNIYYYNVAAIIARQLVTNLYKNIFPPKTILNINVPNIPLNKIKGIKISRLGTRHYPKSLIKDYDPRGNKIYWIGLPGLKSDTGPGTDFYAIKNNYISITPINTNLTNYRIFNELKIWINSIHIEYDIIKN, from the coding sequence ATGAAAATATTAATAAGTAACGATGATGGAATATATTCTCCCGGAATCAAGTTTCTTAAAAAAGAAATGTCACTTATAGCAGAAACTATTGTTATAGCACCAGATCGAAATTGTAGTGGGTATAGTAATGCTTTGACTCTCACAAAACCTTTAAAAATTAATAAATTAAAAAATAATTATTACAGTGTAACTGGAACACCAGTTGATTGTGTTCATCTAGGACTTACAGGATTAATTAATAAAAAATTTGATATTGTAATATCAGGAATTAATGATCAACCTAACTTAGGAGATGACATATTATATTCAGGAACAATAGCTGCAGCTATGGAAGGTAGATATTTAAAACTTCCAGCAATTTCATTATCAATATCAAAAAATAAAAATGATAATATTTATTATTACAATGTAGCTGCCATTATTGCACGTCAATTAGTAACTAATTTATATAAAAACATTTTTCCACCAAAAACAATACTAAACATAAATGTTCCCAATATTCCATTAAATAAAATAAAAGGAATAAAAATATCTAGACTAGGAACACGACATTATCCAAAATCTTTAATTAAAGATTATGATCCAAGAGGAAATAAAATATATTGGATTGGTTTACCTGGATTAAAATCTGATACTGGTCCTGGAACAGATTTTTATGCTATTAAAAATAACTATATTTCTATTACACCAATAAATACAAATCTAACCAATTATAGAATTTTTAATGAATTAAAAATATGGATCAATTCTATCCATATAGAATACGACATAATTAAAAATTAA
- a CDS encoding NAD-dependent malic enzyme, translating into MLNYRITYNKYSNELVLETSIEREVLLCIPWLNKGTAFTHEERCIFSLFGNLPNRVETLEEQVRRAYLQYSNYKSNIQKYIYLNNLRNENYVLFYKLLSCYLNEMINIIYTPNISLAVENFNYEFRRGNGLYISFEDINRLDIILNNTLYSNIDIIIVTDGECVLGIGDQGIGGIEISVAKLIIYTVCGGINPNRILPVFLDVGTNNVDLLNNIFYLGYRHLRISVEDYNSFIYCFIDKVKKYFPKVFLHLEDLSSVNGNFILNKFKRDICVFNDDIQGTGAVTLAALLSALDITNQKLENQRIIIFGAGSAGIGISNQIVDAMLRLGFSKEKAFSCLWLIDKQGLLIDSDVSLKVFQKPYARKIYEILKWPCFIQNDLSLLNIIRMVRPTILIGTSGQYGAFSEKIIRSLCFYAKHSSPIIFALSNPAEKIEAHPEDIIKWSNGRAVVATGTFFPKVCYKNKLLEITQCNNAVIFPGIGLGISSVKARRLSENMIWSAIQVLRKYSPAKTDISLSLLPYLDKIQFISKKIAISVAETAIIENIAGVNVVNSDIEKVVENSFWVPNYLPYKKYV; encoded by the coding sequence ATGTTGAATTATAGAATAACATATAATAAATATAGTAATGAATTAGTACTTGAAACTTCCATAGAAAGAGAGGTTTTGCTTTGTATTCCTTGGTTAAATAAAGGAACAGCATTTACCCATGAAGAACGTTGTATATTTTCTTTGTTTGGTAATCTTCCTAATAGAGTTGAGACTTTAGAAGAACAAGTGAGAAGAGCTTATTTACAGTATTCAAACTATAAAAGTAATATTCAAAAATATATTTATTTAAATAATTTACGTAATGAGAATTACGTTCTTTTTTACAAATTGTTATCTTGTTATTTAAATGAAATGATAAATATAATTTATACTCCAAATATTAGTTTGGCTGTAGAAAATTTTAATTATGAATTTCGTAGAGGAAATGGTTTATATATTTCTTTTGAAGATATTAATAGGTTAGATATTATTTTAAATAATACTTTATATTCTAATATAGATATTATTATTGTTACAGATGGTGAGTGTGTTCTTGGAATAGGAGATCAAGGAATAGGTGGTATAGAAATATCTGTAGCGAAATTGATAATTTATACTGTTTGTGGTGGAATTAATCCTAATCGTATATTACCTGTATTTTTGGATGTTGGTACAAATAATGTTGATTTGTTAAATAATATTTTTTATTTAGGATATAGACATTTACGTATATCGGTAGAAGATTATAATAGTTTTATTTATTGTTTTATTGACAAAGTAAAAAAATATTTTCCAAAAGTTTTTTTGCATTTGGAGGATTTAAGTAGTGTTAATGGAAATTTTATTTTAAATAAATTTAAAAGAGATATATGTGTTTTTAATGATGATATTCAAGGGACTGGCGCTGTTACTTTGGCAGCTCTGTTATCTGCTTTGGACATTACTAATCAAAAGTTAGAAAATCAGCGTATTATTATTTTTGGTGCTGGATCTGCTGGTATTGGTATAAGTAATCAAATTGTTGATGCAATGTTACGTTTAGGTTTTTCTAAGGAGAAAGCATTTTCATGTTTATGGCTTATAGATAAACAAGGTTTATTAATAGATTCTGATGTTTCATTAAAAGTCTTTCAAAAACCTTATGCTCGTAAAATTTATGAAATTTTGAAATGGCCTTGTTTTATTCAAAATGATCTTTCATTATTAAATATTATACGTATGGTACGTCCTACTATTTTAATTGGAACATCTGGTCAATATGGAGCTTTTTCTGAAAAAATTATTAGATCTTTATGTTTTTATGCAAAACATAGTTCGCCTATTATATTTGCTTTATCGAATCCAGCTGAGAAAATTGAAGCACATCCAGAAGATATAATAAAATGGAGTAATGGAAGAGCAGTTGTAGCTACAGGTACGTTTTTTCCAAAAGTTTGTTATAAGAATAAATTATTGGAAATTACTCAGTGTAATAATGCTGTTATTTTTCCTGGTATAGGGTTAGGAATTTCTTCTGTAAAAGCAAGAAGATTGTCTGAAAACATGATTTGGTCGGCAATACAGGTGTTAAGAAAATATTCTCCGGCTAAAACTGATATTTCTTTATCTTTGCTACCGTATTTAGATAAAATTCAATTTATATCTAAAAAAATAGCTATTTCTGTGGCTGAAACTGCTATTATTGAAAATATTGCTGGAGTTAATGTTGTTAATTCTGATATAGAAAAAGTTGTAGAAAATTCATTTTGGGTGCCTAATTATCTTCCTTATAAAAAATATGTATAG
- the dapD gene encoding 2,3,4,5-tetrahydropyridine-2,6-dicarboxylate N-succinyltransferase, translated as MFDLKSIIEYGYKKRKLLSSSDKIFNQIIIAVNNVISGLNNGKYRVAEKKFGKWIVNSWVKKAIFLYFKLNKNLVIDCKYCKYYDKFSFRFSKFSENEFNKKNIRVVPYAVVRNGVFIGKNSILMPCFINIGAYIGHGTMIDTWATVGSCAQIGNNVHISGGSGIGGVLEPIQDSPTIIEDNCFIGARSEIVEGVIVESYSVISMGVFIGKSTKIYNRLTGSISYGRIPYGSVVVPGSFPSRDGNYSLSCAVIVKKVDKKTFCKVKINDILRNGI; from the coding sequence ATGTTTGATCTAAAATCAATAATAGAGTACGGTTATAAAAAACGAAAGTTATTATCTTCTTCTGATAAGATTTTTAATCAGATAATTATAGCAGTAAATAATGTAATTTCTGGATTAAATAATGGAAAATATAGAGTTGCTGAAAAGAAATTTGGAAAATGGATCGTTAATTCTTGGGTTAAAAAAGCTATTTTTCTCTATTTTAAATTAAATAAAAATTTAGTTATTGATTGTAAATATTGTAAATATTATGATAAGTTTTCATTTCGTTTTTCAAAGTTTTCAGAGAATGAATTTAATAAAAAAAATATTCGTGTTGTTCCTTATGCTGTTGTACGAAATGGAGTTTTTATTGGAAAAAATTCAATTCTAATGCCTTGCTTTATTAATATTGGAGCTTATATTGGTCATGGCACTATGATTGATACGTGGGCAACTGTTGGTTCTTGTGCTCAAATTGGTAATAATGTTCATATATCCGGTGGATCTGGAATAGGTGGTGTATTAGAGCCTATACAGGATAGTCCTACTATTATTGAAGATAATTGTTTTATAGGTGCAAGATCAGAGATAGTAGAAGGAGTTATTGTAGAGAGTTATTCTGTAATTTCTATGGGAGTTTTTATAGGAAAAAGTACTAAAATTTATAATCGATTGACTGGATCTATTAGTTATGGTCGTATACCGTATGGGTCTGTTGTGGTTCCAGGTAGTTTTCCTAGTAGAGATGGAAATTATAGTTTATCATGTGCTGTAATTGTAAAAAAGGTAGATAAAAAGACTTTTTGTAAAGTAAAAATTAATGATATTTTGCGTAATGGGATTTGA
- the dapE gene encoding succinyl-diaminopimelate desuccinylase: MSVNNNIKSILKKLISFPSVTPYDMGCQNYIMNYLKCIGFSCYQFNNFPVSNFFAFIGKSSPLLVFAGHTDVVSVGDENQWIYFPFCLKEDNGMFYGRGVADMKGAIASMMVAVKRFIDSFSKFNGSIGFLFTSGEEGDQFHLGTSYVMKRLKLSGIIPDFCIVGEPSSNNFVGDCIKVGHRGSLNGELTLKGKQGHVAYPNHTLNIIHQLNSVLFELSNKKFDKCYDKYFPNTSFQATYIKVNEGYNYGNNVLPGSLVLNFNFRFSSQQNFQSLKKILLLCLDKRNICYSIKWKFNSRPLLLKRKFLLDVGIQSVKEVTNNFPYISTYGGISDSRFIACYGVDTIELGLTNRTIHQINERVSVSSLEVLVSIYFSIMKHILLK, translated from the coding sequence ATGAGTGTAAATAATAATATTAAGTCAATTTTAAAAAAATTAATAAGTTTTCCTTCTGTCACTCCGTACGATATGGGATGTCAGAATTATATTATGAATTATTTAAAATGTATAGGATTCAGTTGTTATCAATTTAATAATTTCCCTGTTTCTAATTTTTTTGCATTCATTGGTAAATCTTCTCCTTTATTGGTATTTGCAGGTCATACTGATGTTGTTTCTGTTGGAGATGAAAATCAATGGATTTATTTTCCTTTTTGTTTAAAAGAAGATAATGGGATGTTTTATGGTCGTGGTGTTGCTGATATGAAAGGAGCTATTGCATCCATGATGGTTGCAGTTAAAAGATTTATTGATTCTTTTTCAAAATTTAATGGTAGCATAGGATTTTTATTTACTAGTGGTGAAGAAGGAGATCAATTTCATTTGGGTACTTCATATGTTATGAAAAGATTAAAATTAAGTGGAATTATTCCTGATTTTTGTATTGTTGGAGAACCATCTAGCAATAATTTTGTAGGAGATTGTATTAAAGTTGGTCATCGTGGTTCATTGAATGGAGAATTGACATTAAAAGGAAAGCAAGGTCATGTTGCGTATCCAAATCATACTTTAAATATAATACATCAATTAAATTCAGTTTTATTTGAGTTATCTAATAAGAAGTTTGATAAATGTTATGATAAATATTTTCCAAATACTTCTTTTCAAGCTACATATATTAAGGTTAATGAAGGATATAATTATGGTAATAATGTTTTACCAGGAAGTTTGGTACTTAATTTTAATTTTCGTTTTTCAAGTCAACAAAATTTTCAGTCGTTAAAAAAAATATTACTGTTATGTTTAGATAAAAGAAATATATGTTATTCGATTAAGTGGAAATTTAATAGTAGACCATTATTATTAAAACGTAAATTTTTGTTAGATGTTGGTATTCAATCAGTAAAAGAAGTCACAAATAATTTTCCTTACATTTCAACTTATGGTGGTATTTCTGATTCTAGATTTATTGCATGTTATGGTGTAGATACTATAGAGTTGGGATTAACCAATAGAACTATTCATCAAATTAATGAAAGAGTTTCTGTATCGAGTTTAGAAGTTTTAGTTTCTATATATTTTTCTATTATGAAACATATTTTATTGAAATAA
- the aroK gene encoding shikimate kinase AroK codes for MNISIKIRNIFLIGPIGSGKSTIGKILAKELKFEFYDSDTVLKKRTGADISWILDIEGMDGFRKREKKIIEELTKKNNIVLATGEGSVTTTENQYALTSRGTVIYLKTSLQEQYERTKKDNKHPLLRTKNIKNQLKILKKERDPIYIKLSDITFETDKLTTKTVSNNIIKYLYNNIL; via the coding sequence ATGAATATTTCTATTAAGATAAGAAATATATTTCTAATAGGACCAATTGGATCAGGAAAAAGCACAATAGGAAAAATTTTAGCAAAAGAATTAAAATTTGAATTTTATGATTCAGACACTGTTCTTAAGAAAAGAACAGGAGCCGATATATCTTGGATTCTTGATATAGAAGGAATGGATGGATTTAGAAAAAGAGAAAAAAAAATTATAGAAGAATTAACAAAAAAAAATAATATAGTATTGGCAACAGGAGAAGGATCTGTCACAACAACAGAAAATCAGTATGCATTAACTTCAAGAGGAACTGTAATATATCTAAAAACTTCTTTACAAGAACAATATGAAAGAACCAAAAAAGATAATAAACACCCATTATTAAGAACAAAAAACATAAAAAATCAACTAAAAATCTTAAAAAAAGAAAGAGATCCAATATATATAAAATTATCTGATATAACATTTGAAACTGATAAACTAACAACAAAAACAGTATCAAATAACATTATAAAATATCTTTATAACAACATATTATAA
- a CDS encoding adenylate kinase family protein — protein sequence MNIILLGFPGSGKSTQGNMIANYFNLLHISTGNILRSNKKLLNIKNNNFNLIKKGKLLPDNFITNVIMKYIKNSKNKNGLLFDGFPRTINQAQSLKKRNIIINFIIELQIPEKILIKRISGRRIHLPSGRIYHINFNPPKIYGIDDITGEPLIHREDDQENSIKNRLYSYYINTKPIIKYFDNWKKINFSDFPKFYKINANKEKEKIFKKILKYIQI from the coding sequence ATGAACATAATATTACTAGGTTTTCCTGGATCTGGAAAAAGCACTCAAGGCAATATGATAGCTAATTATTTTAATTTATTACACATTTCTACCGGAAATATATTGAGATCAAATAAAAAATTGTTAAATATTAAAAATAATAATTTCAATTTAATAAAAAAAGGAAAACTATTACCAGATAACTTTATTACTAATGTAATAATGAAATATATTAAAAATTCTAAAAATAAAAATGGACTTTTATTTGATGGATTTCCAAGAACAATAAATCAAGCACAATCATTAAAAAAAAGGAATATTATTATAAATTTTATTATAGAACTTCAAATTCCAGAAAAAATATTAATAAAACGTATTTCAGGAAGAAGAATTCATCTACCTTCAGGAAGAATTTATCATATAAATTTTAATCCTCCAAAAATTTATGGAATTGATGACATTACAGGAGAGCCATTAATACATAGAGAAGATGACCAAGAAAATTCAATTAAAAATAGATTATACTCATATTATATTAATACAAAACCTATCATAAAATATTTTGACAACTGGAAAAAAATAAACTTTTCAGATTTCCCAAAATTTTATAAAATAAATGCAAATAAAGAAAAAGAAAAAATTTTTAAAAAAATTTTAAAATATATTCAAATATAA
- a CDS encoding 3'-5' exonuclease, with product MNIMVFDIETIPDIELGKKIYSLNSLSNEDVFLALCALRKDSVGHSFFPHFLQKIIVISVLFKYDNYIKVWSLGSIQSGEKELLKRFFFGIEKYVPILVSWNGCRFDLPVIHYRSLLHKVSSRVYWETGSCKKEFRWNNYLNRFHYRHIDLMDILSAYQSTAFASLDIISSMLGFPGKINMSGERVWDVFNSGNIEDIRNYCEIDVLNTYCIYLRFELIRGFLTENKYEYFMKNLLSYLRKEKNKEHLKDFLDLINF from the coding sequence ATGAATATTATGGTTTTTGACATCGAAACTATTCCTGATATTGAATTGGGTAAAAAGATTTATAGTTTAAATAGTCTTTCAAATGAGGATGTGTTTTTAGCACTTTGTGCATTAAGGAAGGATAGTGTTGGACATAGTTTTTTTCCTCATTTTTTACAAAAAATTATTGTTATTTCTGTATTATTTAAGTATGATAATTATATTAAAGTATGGTCTTTAGGTTCTATACAATCTGGTGAGAAGGAATTATTAAAAAGATTTTTTTTTGGAATTGAAAAATATGTTCCTATTTTAGTTAGTTGGAATGGTTGTAGATTTGATTTACCAGTAATTCATTACCGTTCTTTGTTACATAAAGTTTCTTCTCGTGTTTATTGGGAAACAGGAAGTTGTAAAAAGGAATTTCGTTGGAATAATTATTTAAATAGATTTCATTATCGACATATTGATTTAATGGATATATTATCTGCATATCAAAGTACAGCTTTTGCATCTTTAGATATTATTTCTTCTATGTTAGGGTTTCCTGGTAAAATTAACATGAGTGGAGAAAGAGTTTGGGATGTTTTTAATTCTGGTAATATCGAGGATATTAGAAATTATTGTGAAATTGATGTGTTAAATACATATTGTATTTATTTACGTTTTGAATTAATTCGTGGGTTTTTGACTGAAAATAAATATGAATATTTTATGAAGAATTTACTTTCTTATTTAAGAAAGGAAAAAAACAAAGAACATTTAAAAGATTTTTTGGATCTTATAAATTTTTAA